AGAAAATGAACGAACCTGGTTGTCGAAGCCAACAGACAAAAGTTGCACGCTATTTCGTTCGACCACATCAGATATTAGTTACGCCCTCTAGTAAGCGACAAATAATACCCAGCTCTCTGACATGAATGAATCCCCTGATTAGGGTATATGTCCGACCTAAACAGTTGTAAGTCTATTCACATGCAGAATCTCCTGCGTGGAGATTACAAGAATATTCTGCTTTTGAACTCAGTCATTTTTAAGGGAGATTACCAACAACAGTCCAGTCAATGGGTTGGGTCTGAGATCATGGTAAGGCAAGTTTACTCAGATCGGCACTATCAACGTATACCCGCCACAAATTCACTGCTTTAATTCGTTAACAGAGTCCCCTACCAACCCAATCGCCGGCGGCGAGAATGGCGCTCGCCTAGACGTTTCAAAACGCTAGATTTATCGAGTTTTAGTACAGAAAATGCAGAATTTTTAGCTACAAACACCTTGTTTCTATTTGAATTCAGTTTAGGAAACATAGGGTTAAGATTCCTCTTAAACATGCCTGTCCCTGTTGTTTTTTTCCAACGCGCACTTTTTAGGTGTTGGGCGGTGGGTACCTTAACGGCGATAAACAGAGAACATTCCATCAACTCACCTCCAGACCGAGTTTATCTCTTTTGACAAAGCGCTCAGACAGCCAATCCGCGAGTTCATTATTCCTATATTGTGACAACAAACGATCTCTACAGGCGATGGCGAATGGGTCTTCTTTAACTGTTTTAGGGTGCTCGTCAAAGAAAAGGACCCGTTCAATAACGTCATCGATAAATTTCAATTTAACATCATACTTTCTATCATCTCCAGCCTGATGAATTTCATCGTTGAAGTGACGCTCAATATATTTTGATACTTTTGCCCAAACATATTGGCCGGTCCCATACGGATTTACACTGTAAACTTGACCAAGTTTTTTATCCTCATACTTTCCCTGTAAGACCCAAGTCCCTGGGAACATTCCCGATAAGAGAGTCTTGAGAGACGGATTGAACCACCCAGTTCTAAACGAATTCTCAACAGTGCCATTTTTAGACCCTAACAAAAAATACGGCGCCAGAATTTCCTCACGCCCGCCCATCATTCCATAGTCCTTAAATGCGTCATATTCATTTTGGACTCTGAAAAAGCTTCGGAGCATAGAAGAAATTCCCTCAGCCGATATATAGTCCGGGCGCCTGTAGACAAATGGATCAGTAGTTAGCTTCTCAAAGAGATTTTCGATAACTTGCTCGTTAAGCATTGGGTGATACCATAAGTAAAATAGCGGAAAACAATAAAAGAGTTTGTCACCTGCTTCTATACATGGGTTTTTTTTCTTAGAAATTTCTACTTTATATTCGCTTGGAAGGCGACCTTTAAAGAACAGAGATTTATGAACCGTTAAGTAACCAGTCTTTACACTAGTCATAAAGGCAAACTGCTTTAAGATTGGAGTAATGTTCTTCCACTCTTGTTTGCGTTGCTCTAAATTATTACGGTTGTACTCTTCCCATTCTTCATGGTCGGGTACCCATGCATTGTCGTCTAACGCATCAAAAATCACAATTGTCACCAAAAAAGGAAATATAAATAAAAGGGGTCAGTGAAGACTAATAGGGACAGGCATAGTAACACTTGAAAAGCACCTTCCAAAATGTCACTCTAGTCACACAAGGAAACAAACTGGAGTTACGGAATGACTNNNNNNNNNNNNNNNNNNNNNNNNNNNNNNNNNNNNNNNNNNNNNNNNNNNNNNNNNNNNNNNNNNNNNNNNNNNNNNNNNNNNNNNNNNNNNNNNNCGAAGACTAATAGGGACAGGCATAGTAACACTTGAAAAGCACCTTCCAAAATGTCACTCTAGTCACACAAGGAAACAAACTGGAGTTACGGAATGACTCAACCACGCGGCACGCTCGTGTCGGCTACCGACACGCCCTATTACCATTGCGTTTCACGGTGCGTTCAACGGGCCTTTTTATGTGGCTACGACCAACACACTGAGACCGATTACGAACATCGTCGACAATGGCTAGAGTCCAAACTGCATCATGTTGCGACCGTGTTTTCGATCAAGCTATGTGCGTATGCCGTGATGAGCAACCACTACCATGTGGTCGTACATCTTCGGCCAGACGACGCCGCGCACTGGAGTAACCGCGAGGTGGTTCAACGCTGGCATACGCTCTTTAGAGGAACCTACTTATCGCAATGCTATAAAACAGAGATACGCTACTACCCGCGCAAACTGCGGTGCTTTATCGTGACATCGAAACATGGCGTGAGCGCTTATCAAGCCTGTCATGGTTCATGAAAGTGGTGAACGAATCGATTGCTCGAAAGGCCAATATAGAAGACAACTGCACAGGCCATTTCTGGGAGAGTCGATTTAAGAGTCAGGCCCTGCTGGATGAGCGAGCTTTACTTACGTGTATGGCCTACGTTGACCTGAACCCGATTCGAGCGAAGATGGCTGCCACGCCCGAGACATCAGACCACACCTGTATAAAAGCCAGAGGCGAGCGACGCACTTGAGTGGAATAGGGTGAAAAGTACAGCTACACCAGCTAGCAATCCGCTAGTGGATCTGCTGACTTGAAAAGTTAAGCGATTGCTGCCGCGGCTCATGAGCTTATTCGGTTTGCATTTAGTGAGGTACTCATATTCGTCCTAGTTTGTTTGCAGTCATTTGACTTCCTATTTACCAATGCTTCTCTCGTAAGCTCATTCGAATTGTTCATACTTGCTCTTGCTCTATTAGCGATGTTATCGATTAACGCCGTACGGTCGAACCACCTTGCCACGGCAATCCGAATACTTTGATTGCATTTGTGAATAAGCCATATTATTGATCAAATAACCCGACGGCCGCATCTACCTGCCCCAACCACAGTGTTCCTTTCGTCCCGACTACTACGCTATCTAGGGTCTGAGTATCACTCCATCCTTGAGGTTCTTGCGCAAATCAAATTCAACATTTCGGTCATTTGGCGTGGGATTAAAGTAATGAGTAATCATTGGAAACTCACCATAAATTTTACCGTAATGTGCTGATTCGATATTACCGTCTTCATCGATTTTGGTGCGCACTCGGAAGTAGTAGTTGCGATTCTGATCGAACGTATTAATAGGTTTTGAATCAGGCCCACTTCTTGATCTTAAGAAACTCCACTGGCCTATATACCCAGTTGCCGGAGCGAGATAGGCGGACTTATATTCACTTTCGATATCACTTTTCCATTTATTGCTCATTTCAGTAACGTAAAAGGGAATAAGGCCGTCTAGATCACCGCCAAATTCTATTGTTAACTCAAAATTATGCTGAAAAGCCTTTTGATAATTATAACTGCCCGAAAATATTAGATCAGAAACATGGCCCTTACCAAATGGCCCTGTAAAGTCCCCCGCAAGCAAATCATAGCCTATAGACTTAGCTGGGTTTTTTTCAATAAGACTCTGAATTTCTTCCTGTCTGGCTACATACATTGCAATCGGGTTTTTAACTTCGCGAAGCTCTAATGTCAAATCCTGATCACCATAACCTGTACGGTGGCCGCTATCGTAATAACCCTCCTTGGTAACCAAAATTGATTGCCCATAAATCCCTTTTTCCGTTGCTTCTACCTTTCCATCAGTATCAGTATAACCTATGTAAGAATTCCCTCCCTGGCTCAGCATAAACCCCATATCAACTTTAGCGCCTTCGACGGGGTGATGATCTTGATCGACCACCTGCAACTTGACGTTAACAAGTTTACCTGCCGCACAAGCTGAAAGTGAAATCATCGACAAACCAAATATTGCTATAAACTTAACAAATTTCATAGTGCAGAACCCTCTGTTAATTCGGCGATGGATGAGACTAATAGGGACAGGCATAGTAACACTTGAAAAGCACCTTCCAAAATGTCACTCTAGTCACACAAGGAAACAAACTGGAGTTACGGAATGACTCAACCACGCAGCACGCTCGTGTCGCCTACCGACACGCCCTATTACCATTGCGTTTCACGGTGCGTTCGACGGGCCTTTTTATGCGGCTACGACCAACACACTGAGACCGATTACGAACATCGTCGGCAATGGCTAGAGGCCAAATTGCAACATGTCGCGACCGTCTTTTCGATCAAGCTTTGTGCGTATGCCGTCATGAGTAATCACTATCATGTGGTAGTGCATTTGCGACCAGACGATGCCGCGTAATGGAGCAAATGTGAAGTGGTTCGACGCTGGCATAGGCTCTTTAAAGGAACTTACTTATCCCAATGCTATTTGAACAGAGATACGCTTTTACCCGCGCAAATAGCCGTGCTTGATCGAGACATCGAAACTTGGCGTGAGCGCCTATGTAGCCTGTCTTGTTTCATGAAAGTGGTCAATGAATCGATAGCCAGAAAAGCCAACATAGAAGACAACTGTACAGGCCATTTCTGGGAGAGTCGATTTAAGAGTCAGGCCCTGCTGGATAAGCGAGCTTTACTTACGTGTATGGCCTACGTTGACCTGAACCCGATTCGAGCGGAGATGGCTGCCACGCCCGAGACATCAGACCACACCTGTATAAAAGCCAGAGTCGACATTCTGAAAAATCAACAAAAGCCGAGTCGCTCCATTGAGGAATTCGCGGGATCTAATCCCGAGAAAAAAGGCTTACCCTTTGTGTTAAGAGACTACCTTGAACTGGTTGATTGGACGGGGAGAATTATTCGTGAAGGTAAACGTGGCTACATAAACCCGTCAACACCACCGATTCTTGAGCGCTTGACACTCGATCGTGATGCTTGGCTAATTTGACTACCCAGTTCGAACAACAGTTCGGCCAATGGGTTGGGTCTGAGATCATGGTAAGGCAAGTTTACTCAGATCGGCACTATCAACGTATACCCGCCACAAATTCACTGCTTTAATTCGTTAACAAAGTCCTCTAGAGACCCAATCGCCGGTGGCGAGAATGGCACTCGCCTAGACTTTGCAAAAAGACCAAATCACTCGAGTTTTAGCACAGAAAATATGAGTCTTGAGCTATAAAGAACTAGATTTACTTGCGATTCGTTATCGGAAAAATCAAGTTCATATCTCTCCTTAACATGCCTATCCTTGTTATTCTTATCTGGAAAATCTAACCATGCTGACGCATTCAACTTAGTTTGGCCGTTGCTGCTCTAGATAACTTCACAATTCCCCACATTGA
The sequence above is a segment of the Arenicella xantha genome. Coding sequences within it:
- a CDS encoding transposase, whose amino-acid sequence is MTQPRGTLVSATDTPYYHCVSRCVQRAFLCGYDQHTETDYEHRRQWLESKLHHVATVFSIKLCAYAVMSNHYHVVVHLRPDDAAHWSNREVVQRWHTLFRGTYLSQCYKTEIRYYPRKLRCFIVTSKHGVSAYQACHGS
- a CDS encoding transposase, with the protein product MTQPRSTLVSPTDTPYYHCVSRCVRRAFLCGYDQHTETDYEHRRQWLEAKLQHVATVFSIKLCAYAVMSNHYHVVVHLRPDDAA